From a single Streptomyces sp. NBC_00377 genomic region:
- a CDS encoding ABC transporter ATP-binding protein has translation MTTSTPGPATLTATDLSLRFGGTRALDGISLRLTRGVTGLLGPNGAGKTTLLRVLATAVPPDSGGFTALGHDPGTASGRLALRRTLGYLPQTPGFHPDFTAFEFVDYVAILKELTDRRARLTEVRRVLEAVDLSEVRGKRIKRLSGGMRQRVALAAALVGDPGFLVLDEPTVGLDPEQRMRFRELVAQAGEGRTVLLSTHQTEDVAMLCHRVVVLAQGRIRFEGTPADLTARAAGRVWSSTQRDPNALAGWRTGTGSFRNIGDPPTGADLLEPTLEDGYLLTLDGESAEVTA, from the coding sequence ATGACCACCTCCACTCCCGGCCCCGCCACCCTGACGGCCACGGACCTCTCCCTGCGCTTCGGCGGGACCCGTGCCCTCGACGGGATCTCGCTGCGGCTGACGCGTGGCGTCACCGGGCTGCTCGGCCCCAACGGCGCCGGGAAGACCACACTGCTGCGGGTGCTGGCCACGGCCGTGCCGCCGGACAGCGGCGGGTTCACGGCCCTCGGGCACGACCCCGGCACCGCGTCCGGCCGCCTCGCGCTGCGCCGCACGCTCGGCTATCTGCCGCAGACCCCCGGCTTCCATCCGGATTTCACGGCCTTCGAGTTCGTCGACTACGTGGCCATCCTCAAGGAACTGACCGACCGCCGCGCTCGGCTGACCGAGGTACGGCGCGTGCTGGAGGCCGTCGACCTCTCGGAGGTGCGCGGCAAGCGCATCAAGCGCCTGTCCGGTGGCATGCGCCAGCGCGTCGCCCTGGCCGCCGCACTCGTCGGCGACCCCGGCTTCCTGGTGCTGGACGAGCCGACCGTCGGACTCGATCCCGAACAGCGCATGCGGTTCAGGGAGCTGGTCGCCCAGGCCGGCGAGGGCCGTACGGTCCTGCTGTCCACCCACCAGACGGAGGACGTGGCGATGCTCTGTCACCGCGTCGTGGTGCTGGCCCAGGGGCGCATCCGCTTCGAGGGCACCCCGGCCGACCTGACCGCCCGCGCGGCCGGCCGGGTCTGGAGCAGTACCCAACGCGACCCGAACGCCCTGGCCGGCTGGCGCACCGGCACCGGCAGCTTCCGCAACATCGGCGACCCGCCGACCGGCGCCGACCTCCTCGAACCCACCCTGGAGGACGGCTACCTGCTCACCCTCGACGGCGAGAGCGCGGAGGTGACGGCATGA